One Longimicrobiales bacterium genomic window, ACCCGCGTCGTCTTTTCCGTCAGTGATTTCGGTGTTCGCAGGCAGGAAGTCCTCGAAATGAAGCCAATGGGAAGGAGCGTACTCCGATGACCGCGTTCATCGCGCTCTTGCTGACCATGTTCGCCGCTGAGCCGCGTGTTACTTCGCTCAGCGTCGCACCGGTAGCGGATCGCACTGAGGTCGTCATTCTGGTCGATGGCACCGTCACGCCCCAGCATTTCATGATGCCGGACGGGCGGCTCGTCGTCGATCTCACGGGCGTGCCAAAGGCGCCGCAGATCGACCTGCGCGACTTCAACCGGGGTGGTGTCCGCGAGCTGCGCGTCGCACCGTTCCAGACGAACGTCGCCCGCGTCGTGCTGGCACTCGGATCTCCATTGGAGTACGAGTTCGCACGCGAGGATGGCCGCATCCGTATCTCGTTCCGCAACCCGGACGGCGCGTTCGAGCCGTGGCATCGCGAAATCTCCGGCGGAGGCGCTCCCGCGCCGGCAGCGGCCGCTGCATCGGCCGCGCGCTACACGCCGACCTCGGCACCGCCGCAGCAGACGGAGCCGATGCGGAGCCAGCGTGCGGTTGATCAGCAGGACCGCGATCAGCGGATCCGCTCCATCAACTTCACGGCCGAGCCCGTCAACAACGTGCTCGCGATCTTCAGTGACTACGCAGGCCAGAACATCGTTGCCGCGCCCGGTGTCCAGAGCAAGGCGATCACGGCCACACTGACCGATGTGACGTGGCGCGAGGCGCTCGAGGCGATCCTGGAGGCCAACGGCATGTTCCTCCGCGAGCTGCCGAGCGGTGTGCTGCTCGTGCAGGACATTGCGGCCGCGGACCAGGCTCAGGTCACCGAGCCACTCGTCACGAGGACGTTCGCGATCCGTTACATCAGTGCAGACTCGATCAGTCGCGCGGTCGCAGGCGGCCTGCTATCGCCGAACGGCAAGGTGACGGTGAACCCGTCTTCCAATACGCTGCTCATCACTGACACGCGTTCGGCCATCGAGCGCATCGGCCAGGTCCTGCCGGAGCTGGACGTGCGCACGCCGCAGGTCGATATCACAGCGGTGATCGCCTTCATCGATCGCACGGCGCTCGAGTCCTATGGCGTGGTGTATGACCTGAAGGATTCGCGCGGTAACCAGCTCAACCGGCTGAGCCCGGGAATGCTCAACGGAGGTCAGGTCGATGATGACGTGATCTCGCTTGGCGGCAACTCGATTGCGGCGCTCGGCAACGCCAACTACCGCGTCGCGTCGCCCTCGCTCGAGGTGGTCACATCGCTGGTGCTCGGTCGGCATACGCTGATCAGCTTCATCGAGGCACTCCAGACGGTGAGCCTGAGCGACGTCCAGGCGAAGCCTGTCGTCCGCACGATGGACCATCGCCGTGCGACCATCCAGGTCGGTGAGCAGACGCCGATCCGCGTCGTCGATGCCGGCGCTGCCGGAGCCGGTGGTCCGCGTGCGGCCGTCGAGTACAAGAACACCGGTATCATCCTGGAGGTGACGCCGCACATCATCGCCGACCAGGTCATGCTCGACATGCGGGCCGAGCGGTCCGGTGTCTCGGCGGCGCCGTCGGATATCGGCGTCATCTTCCAGACACAGAACGCGCAGACTCAGGTGCTCGTGAATGACGGTGAAACGGTCGTGATCGGCGGCCTGACGATCACCGAGAAGACCCAGTCCCGCGCGGGTATCCCGATCCTCATGGACCTGCCTGTGGTCGGCGCGCTGTTCCGCAACCAGACCGATCAGGAGAACAAGCGCGACCTGCTGATCATGGTCACGCCGCACATTGTGAGGGACTGATATGACGGCGAACTGGGACTTTCGCACCCGCCTCATGCGGGCCGCCGCGGGACTGTTCGCGCTCACGCTGCTGACCGGTGGTTGCGAAGGGTCCAACCTCTTCGAAGGCGAGGTTGCCGAAGAGGCGCCGAAAGTTGCGGCGCTCTCGGTTCCGGGCACGGTGGCGTCGGGTGAGACGTTCGACGTGCTGGTCACCGGAACCGCGCCGCGCGGCGTGAGCTTCATCGAAGTGCAGGTGTCCGGCGCCGCGACGGACACCGTCCGCGCGGAGTTCGACGGCTTGAGCCAGACCGAGTTTGCGCTGGTACCGGTGACTCCGACGTTCGCTCTCGGGTCCACGGTCACGGTAGACGTGTTCGTGAGCGACGTCAACGGCCGCAACAGCGCCGTGAGGCGCGCCACGGTCAACGTAACGGCAACCGGTCCGGCCGGTTCGGACTGATCACGACTTTACAGCGGGCGCATGACGCCCTATATAGATGATGATACACGCGAGAGCCCGGTTCATTGCCGGGCTCTTTGCTTGAACCCGGGAGAATATGCACTTCCGTTTCCATACAGCCGGCGAGTCGCACGGCCGCGGGCTCGTTGCCCTGGTCGAGGGTGTGCCGGCCGGTCTGTCGCTGACGATCGAGCGCGACATTGACCCGGATCTCCGGCGCCGCCAGGGCGGCTACGGCCGCGGCGGCCGCATGAAGATCGAAAAGGACACGGCCGAGCTCGTGGCCGGTGTCCGACTCGGTGAGACGCTGGGCTCACCGATCGCGCTCCTGGTCTGGAACCGGGACTGGGACAACTGGCGCGTGCCGATGGCGTACGAGCCGCCAGCCGCTGACGCGACCGACCGTCAGCTGCGCCGCGTACATCTGCCGCGTCCCGGCCATGCCGACCTGGTCGGTGTGCTGAAGTACGACCGCGCCGATGCGCGCGACATCCTCGAGCGTGCGTCCGCACGTGAGACCACGGCACGTGTCGCCGCCGGGGCGGTGGCGAAACGGCTGCTGGCGGAGGTCGGCGTTACGATCGGAAGCCACATCGTCATGCTGGGCGGTATCGAGGCGCAGGTGCCGGACGAGCTACCGGATGATCTCAACGCTGCCGCTGATGCATCGCCACTGCGCACGCTCGATGCGTCTGCGGAAGCCCGCATGATCGAGGAGATCGACGCATCGAAGCGCGCGGGCGACACCCTCGGCGGCACGTTCGAGGTGGTCGCACGCGGCCTGCCGGTGGGGCTGGGCAGCCATGTGTCCTGGGACCGCAAGCTGGATGGCCGGATCGCGCAGGCCATGATGTCGATCCAGGCCATGAAGGGTGTGGAGATCGGTCTCGGCTTCGAAGCGGCTCGCCGTCGCGGCTCAGCGGTGCACGACGAGATCGAGCGTGACCCACAGCTGCTGCGCACCGGCGGTTACCGCCGCACGCGGAACAGCGCCGGCGGCCTGGAGGGCGGGATCACGACAGGTGCGCCGCTCGTCGTTCGCGTCGCGATGAAGCCGCTGTCGAGTCTCATGCAGCCGCTCCGCAGCGTCGATATCCGCACGGGCGATACCGGCGATGCCATCCGCGAGCGCAGCGACGTCGTGGCGCTCGCGGCCGCGGGCGTCGTGGGTGAGGCGATGCTCGCGATCGTGCTCGCCGACGCACTGCTCGAGAAGTTCGGCGCTGACAGCATGAGTGAGCTGCGGCGCAATCTCGACGGCTACCTCGCTCAGCTGGAGAACCGGAGCGCAGAGCTCGGACGCGTGGAGGGACGAGAGGCCGGCGCATGACCATGCGCGCGTCACCGTCGGCGGGGGTGCCGCACGCGCACTGGCCGCCGGGTAACGCGCGCACGGCGCAACCATGAACGAGCCCGCGGAACGGTGTGTCCTCATCGGCCTGCCCGGGGCAGGGAAGAGTACCGTCGGCGCGGATCTCGCGCGGCTGCTCGGCTGGCGCTTTGTCGACATCGATTCCGAGATCGTGCGGGCCAGCGGCCGCTCCATCACCGACATGTTCCAGTCAGACGGCGAGTCGGCCTTTCGGGCCATGGAGTCGCGGTTGACAGCGGAGTTATGCTCCACGACAGGAATCGTAATCGCCCCGGGCGGTGGCTGGGCCGTACAGCCCGGCGCTCTCGAGACGCTGCCACCCGGCACGGCCACGGTATGGCTGCGCATATCGCCGGAAGAAGCGATCCGCCGTCTCGGGGGTAGCCCACAGGACAGGCCGCTCCTCGCCGGTGCCGATCCGCTCGCCGCGATGCGCAGTCTCGGCCGTAAACGCAACGAATACTACAGTCGCGCCGATCTGGTCGTCGATGTGGACAGGCGCGCGGCATCAGACATCTCCCGAACCATCTTCGAATGGCTAAAACGAAGCACCTCGTGATCGTCGAGTCGCCTGCCAAGGCCAAGACGATCGGCAAGTATCTCGGCAGCGATTATCGTGTGCGCGCCTCGGTCGGTCACATCCGCGACCTGCCGCCGCGCGAGCTCGGTGTCGACATAGAGCACGGCTTCGAGCCGAAGTACGTGACGATCCGCGGCAAGGGCAAGATCATCCAGGACCTGCGGCGCGACGCGGAAGCGGTCGATGAGGTGATCCTGGCGACTGACCCTGATCGCGAGGGTGAGGCGATCGCCTGGCACGTGGCCGACCAGCTCGGTTATGAGCAGGGTGACGGCAAGCGCTTCAGCCGTGTTCTGTTTCACGAGATCACGAAGGACGCGATCAACCGTGCGCTCAAGCAGCCGCTCGCGCTGGATATGCGCAAGGTCGAAGCTCAGCAGGCGCGGCGCATCCTGGATCGCCTGGTCGGCTACCAGGTCAGCCCGCTGCTGTGGAAGCCGATCCGGCCCGGCCTGTCCGCTGGCCGCGTTCAGACCGTTGCGCTGCGACTGATTACGGAGCGCGAGGCAGAGATCCGCGCATTCGTCGCTGAGGAGTACTGGTCCGTCACCGCGCTCCTGGAGAAGGACGGCAAGCAGTTCGAGGCGAAGCTCCACCACATCGACGGCAAGGCTTTCAAGCTCGAGAACGAGACCAGCGCCATGAAGGCGCTCAATGATGTCACCGGCCTGCCGTTCATCATCACGGAGCTGAAGCGCCGTCAGCGGCTCAAGAATCCGCCGCCGCCGTTCACAACATCGACGCTCCAGCAGGAGGCCGCGAAGCGACTCGGCTTCACGGCGCAGCGCACGATGCGCACTGCGCAGCAGTTGTACGAGGGCATCGACGTGGGCGCGGAGGGCTCGGTCGGCCTCATCACCTACATGCGTACCGACTCGACGCGTATCGCGACGAGTGCCGCCGAGGGCGCGCGCGACCTTGTACGCAGCACATTCGGTGACAAGTACCTGACCGACAAGCCGCGCCTCTGGGGCGGGAAGCAGCAGAAGAGCGCGCAGGAAGCCCACGAGGCGATCCGGCCCACCGACGCGCTGCGACGGCCGGACGAGCTCAAGCGTTATCTCGACCGCGATCAGCATCGACTCTACGAGCTGATCTGGCTGCGCCTCGTGGCAGGACAGATGGCGTCGGCGATCTATGACACCACCACGGCCGACTTCGAGCTGACCACTGCCAGCGGCACGAAGTACCTGTTCCGTGCAACGGGCTCCATCATGGTGTTCGACGGCTTCACCCGCCTCTACACCGAGGCGCGCGAGGACGGCGACCACAAGACGCTCGATGATCTCGCGCCGCTGCCCGACCTCGCGGAGAAGGATCGGTGCAGAGTGGAGTCCATCATGCCGGCTCAGCACTTCACGCAGCCGCCACCCCGCTTCACGGAAGCCAGCCTGGTCAAGGAACTGGAACGCCTGGGCATCGGCCGGCCGTCCACATACGCCCAGATCATCTCGACACTCACGGACCGCGAGTACGTGCAGCTCGAGCAGAAGCGCTTCACGCCCACGCCGCTCGGCGAGACCGTGGCCATGGTGCTGGTCAAGATCTTCCCCGACGTGTTCAGCGTCGGGTTCACGAGCGGAATGGAGGCAGAGCTCGACCGGGTGGAGGAAGGTGAGCTGCAATGGCAGAAGGTGCTCCAGGATTTCTACGTCCCGTTCCTGCGCCGGCTCGATGAGGGCAGGGACAAGGGCGAGGAGATCATCCGCGAGTCGGTGGCATCGGACGCCGGGCCGTGCCCGGAGTGCGGCCGCGACATGGCTGTGCGCTGGAATCGTTATGGCCGCTTCCTCGGCTGCACGGGCTATCCGGAATGCCGGCACACGCAGTCGCTTGACAACGAGCAGCGCAAGGAGCCCGTGCCAACGGGTGAGAAGTGCGAGAAGTGCGGTGCGGAGATGGTCGAGCGCGAAGGCCGGTTCGGTCCGTTCATCGCCTGCAGCAATTATCCGAAGTGCAAGCACACCAAGCCGCGCACGATTCCCGGCCTGAAATGCCCGAAGTGCGAGATCGGCGATGTCGGCGAAAAGCGCACGCGCCGTGGCAAGACGTTCTGGGGATGCACACGCTACCCGGAATGCGACTGGTCCACGTGGGATGAGCCCGTCGCGCGACCGTGCCCCAACTGCAATGCGCCGTTCCTCGTCCGCAAGAGCACAAAGGCACGCGGCGAGTTCATGCGCTGCCAGTCCTGCTACCACGAGTACACTGTCGGCGCCGACGACTCGCTCGAGCCGGCTGGCGTCGGTGTCCCGACGCCCGCCGATCGCCGTGCCCGCAAGGACAGCGATGCAGGCTCCGATGGTGGCAGTGGCGGCTACAGGCGCGGTGCCCGGAAATCGTTCGGGACGAAGTCGGGGCCCAGCAAGTCCGTGACAAAGAAGACGACCGGAAAGAAAGCCGCGGCAAAGAAGTCGACCGGGAAGAACGCAGTAACGAAGTCGACAGCGAAGAAGTCGAGCGCTAACAAATCCGCCGCGGGAAAGTCGACTGTGAAGAAGTCGACCGCGAAGAAATCGGCACCGAAGCGATCGAAGGAGTAGCGATGTCAGACGTACTCGTCGTCGGCGGTGGTCTGGCCGGCTGCGAGGCGGCCTGGCAGCTCGCGGAGCGCGGCCATGCGGTCACGCTCCGTGAGATGCGGCCCGTCCGTTCCACGCCTGCGCACCAGACGCAGGATCTTGCCGAGCTCGTCTGCACCAATTCGTTCAAGAGTGAGGATCTCGGCAATGCGCACGGCCTTCTCAAGGCGGAAATGCGCGATATGGGCTCCATCCTGCTCCAGGCGGCCGACGTGTCGCGCGTGCCTGCCGGACAGGCTCTGGCAGTCGACCGCGACATGTTCGCGCGCGCGATGACGGAGCGCATGGAGCGGCATCCGAACATCACGATCGAACGCGGCGAGACGACAGCACTGCCGGATGGTCCTGCCGTTATCGCCACCGGTCCGCTGACGTCTGCCGCCCTCGCCGACAGTATCGCAGCGCTGCTGGGCGATGAGGGTCTCGCCTTCTACGATTCCATCGCGCCCATCATCAGCGACGACTCCATTGATACGAACGTCGCGTTCTTTGCATCGCGCTGGGACAAGGGCGGAGATGACGATTATCTCAACTGCCCCATGTCGCGCGAGGAGTACGAGTCGTTCATCCACGCGCTGCGTGCTGCCGATGTGTATCCAGGCCATGACTGGGAGAACCTGCCCCACACACGGGCCGAGGCACCGGCGGCACAGCCGCAGGTTGCCGAAGACAATATCCCGTACTTCGAAGGATGTCTGCCGATCGAGGTGATGGCGGAGCGCGGTGCGGACACGCTGCGTTTCGGCCCGATGAAGCCGGTCGGCCTGCGTGATCCGCGCACGGGCAGACGACCATGGGCAGTCGTCCAGCTCCGGCGCGAGGACCGGACGGGCCAGATGTGGAACATGGTCGGGTTCCAGACACGGCTCCGCACGGGTGAGCAGCGCCGCATCTTCCGCATGATCCCGGGCCTCGAGCAGGCGGAGTTCCTCCGTACGGGGTCCATCCATCGCAACACGTATCTGAACTTTCCCGCACGACTGAATGCGTACGGAGCAGCGCCCAAACGACCGGACATCATCTTCGCAGGCCAGCTGACCGGCGTCGAAGGGTACACCGAGTCTGCCGCCTCAGGAATCCTGGCCGGCATCAACATGGATCGCATCCTGACATCGCAGGAGCCTGTGCTGCCGCCATCGACCACGATGCTCGGCGCGCTCCTGCAGTATCTGCGCACGGCCGAGCCCGGCCGCTTCCAGCCGATGAACTCCAACTTCGGCCTGCTCGACCCGCTCACCGACCACGTGCGTGACAAGTCGCTGCGCCGCCAGCGCATGGTACAGCGCGCGCGCGACGATTTCGCGATGTGGGTACAATCCACCGTCACGCCGTCCGCGAGTCCGGTGTGAGCAGTCCACCGTCCGCCACGGCACACCTGCTCGAGTATCTGCGCGGTGTCGAGCACGGCCGCCAGCTCAGCCCCAACACCGTCGCCGCCTATCGCCGCGACCTCTACGAGCTCGCAGCGTTCCTCGACCGCTTCTACAATGGCGATGACTGGACCTGGGACGGCGTCGACCGCCTCGCGCTCCGTGCCTGGCTCGGGGAGCTCTCCCGGCGCGGCCTCGCCCGGCGCAGCATCACAAGGAAGATGTCAGCGGTGCGCAGCTTCTTCCGGCACCTCCACCGCGAAGACATCGTCGAAGCCAATCCCGCACGGGCCGTGCGCTCCCCGAAAATCGAGAAGACGCTGCCTTCCTGGCTCACGCGCCTGGAGGTGGACCGGATGTTCGATGTCGCTGAACACGGCTCCGCCGACAACACGTTCCGCGGTACGCGCGACCACGCCATCGTCGAGCTCTTCTACGCCACCGGCATGCGCCTCTCCGAGCTCGCCAGCCTCGATCTGGCCAGTGTGGACCTCGTCAGCGAGCAGGCACGCGTCCTCGGCAAGGGCCGCAAGGAACGCATCGTCCCCATCGGCGCTCCCGCTGTCGCCGCACTCCGTCGCCACGAGCTGCGCCGCCGCGAGATCCTGAATCGCGTTCCCACGGCAGATCGCAAGGCGCTCTTCCTCTCCGAGCGCGGCAAGCGGCTCTCTACCCGCCAGATCCAGAACATCGTGCGCGGGCTGCTCGACAAAGTCGCCGATGACGCCGGCCTCTCCACCCACTCCCTCCGCCACTCCTTCGCCACCCACCTCCTCGACGCCGGCGCCGACCTCCTCGCCGTCAAGGAGCTGCTCGGCCATGCGTCGCTTTCCACGACCCGGATCTACACCCACATCGCCAAG contains:
- the topA gene encoding type I DNA topoisomerase; translation: MAKTKHLVIVESPAKAKTIGKYLGSDYRVRASVGHIRDLPPRELGVDIEHGFEPKYVTIRGKGKIIQDLRRDAEAVDEVILATDPDREGEAIAWHVADQLGYEQGDGKRFSRVLFHEITKDAINRALKQPLALDMRKVEAQQARRILDRLVGYQVSPLLWKPIRPGLSAGRVQTVALRLITEREAEIRAFVAEEYWSVTALLEKDGKQFEAKLHHIDGKAFKLENETSAMKALNDVTGLPFIITELKRRQRLKNPPPPFTTSTLQQEAAKRLGFTAQRTMRTAQQLYEGIDVGAEGSVGLITYMRTDSTRIATSAAEGARDLVRSTFGDKYLTDKPRLWGGKQQKSAQEAHEAIRPTDALRRPDELKRYLDRDQHRLYELIWLRLVAGQMASAIYDTTTADFELTTASGTKYLFRATGSIMVFDGFTRLYTEAREDGDHKTLDDLAPLPDLAEKDRCRVESIMPAQHFTQPPPRFTEASLVKELERLGIGRPSTYAQIISTLTDREYVQLEQKRFTPTPLGETVAMVLVKIFPDVFSVGFTSGMEAELDRVEEGELQWQKVLQDFYVPFLRRLDEGRDKGEEIIRESVASDAGPCPECGRDMAVRWNRYGRFLGCTGYPECRHTQSLDNEQRKEPVPTGEKCEKCGAEMVEREGRFGPFIACSNYPKCKHTKPRTIPGLKCPKCEIGDVGEKRTRRGKTFWGCTRYPECDWSTWDEPVARPCPNCNAPFLVRKSTKARGEFMRCQSCYHEYTVGADDSLEPAGVGVPTPADRRARKDSDAGSDGGSGGYRRGARKSFGTKSGPSKSVTKKTTGKKAAAKKSTGKNAVTKSTAKKSSANKSAAGKSTVKKSTAKKSAPKRSKE
- a CDS encoding shikimate kinase, whose translation is MNEPAERCVLIGLPGAGKSTVGADLARLLGWRFVDIDSEIVRASGRSITDMFQSDGESAFRAMESRLTAELCSTTGIVIAPGGGWAVQPGALETLPPGTATVWLRISPEEAIRRLGGSPQDRPLLAGADPLAAMRSLGRKRNEYYSRADLVVDVDRRAASDISRTIFEWLKRSTS
- a CDS encoding tyrosine recombinase, translated to MSSPPSATAHLLEYLRGVEHGRQLSPNTVAAYRRDLYELAAFLDRFYNGDDWTWDGVDRLALRAWLGELSRRGLARRSITRKMSAVRSFFRHLHREDIVEANPARAVRSPKIEKTLPSWLTRLEVDRMFDVAEHGSADNTFRGTRDHAIVELFYATGMRLSELASLDLASVDLVSEQARVLGKGRKERIVPIGAPAVAALRRHELRRREILNRVPTADRKALFLSERGKRLSTRQIQNIVRGLLDKVADDAGLSTHSLRHSFATHLLDAGADLLAVKELLGHASLSTTRIYTHIAKERLKKVYDQAHPRA
- the trmFO gene encoding methylenetetrahydrofolate--tRNA-(uracil(54)-C(5))-methyltransferase (FADH(2)-oxidizing) TrmFO codes for the protein MSDVLVVGGGLAGCEAAWQLAERGHAVTLREMRPVRSTPAHQTQDLAELVCTNSFKSEDLGNAHGLLKAEMRDMGSILLQAADVSRVPAGQALAVDRDMFARAMTERMERHPNITIERGETTALPDGPAVIATGPLTSAALADSIAALLGDEGLAFYDSIAPIISDDSIDTNVAFFASRWDKGGDDDYLNCPMSREEYESFIHALRAADVYPGHDWENLPHTRAEAPAAQPQVAEDNIPYFEGCLPIEVMAERGADTLRFGPMKPVGLRDPRTGRRPWAVVQLRREDRTGQMWNMVGFQTRLRTGEQRRIFRMIPGLEQAEFLRTGSIHRNTYLNFPARLNAYGAAPKRPDIIFAGQLTGVEGYTESAASGILAGINMDRILTSQEPVLPPSTTMLGALLQYLRTAEPGRFQPMNSNFGLLDPLTDHVRDKSLRRQRMVQRARDDFAMWVQSTVTPSASPV
- a CDS encoding secretin N-terminal domain-containing protein gives rise to the protein MTAFIALLLTMFAAEPRVTSLSVAPVADRTEVVILVDGTVTPQHFMMPDGRLVVDLTGVPKAPQIDLRDFNRGGVRELRVAPFQTNVARVVLALGSPLEYEFAREDGRIRISFRNPDGAFEPWHREISGGGAPAPAAAAASAARYTPTSAPPQQTEPMRSQRAVDQQDRDQRIRSINFTAEPVNNVLAIFSDYAGQNIVAAPGVQSKAITATLTDVTWREALEAILEANGMFLRELPSGVLLVQDIAAADQAQVTEPLVTRTFAIRYISADSISRAVAGGLLSPNGKVTVNPSSNTLLITDTRSAIERIGQVLPELDVRTPQVDITAVIAFIDRTALESYGVVYDLKDSRGNQLNRLSPGMLNGGQVDDDVISLGGNSIAALGNANYRVASPSLEVVTSLVLGRHTLISFIEALQTVSLSDVQAKPVVRTMDHRRATIQVGEQTPIRVVDAGAAGAGGPRAAVEYKNTGIILEVTPHIIADQVMLDMRAERSGVSAAPSDIGVIFQTQNAQTQVLVNDGETVVIGGLTITEKTQSRAGIPILMDLPVVGALFRNQTDQENKRDLLIMVTPHIVRD
- the aroC gene encoding chorismate synthase, translating into MHFRFHTAGESHGRGLVALVEGVPAGLSLTIERDIDPDLRRRQGGYGRGGRMKIEKDTAELVAGVRLGETLGSPIALLVWNRDWDNWRVPMAYEPPAADATDRQLRRVHLPRPGHADLVGVLKYDRADARDILERASARETTARVAAGAVAKRLLAEVGVTIGSHIVMLGGIEAQVPDELPDDLNAAADASPLRTLDASAEARMIEEIDASKRAGDTLGGTFEVVARGLPVGLGSHVSWDRKLDGRIAQAMMSIQAMKGVEIGLGFEAARRRGSAVHDEIERDPQLLRTGGYRRTRNSAGGLEGGITTGAPLVVRVAMKPLSSLMQPLRSVDIRTGDTGDAIRERSDVVALAAAGVVGEAMLAIVLADALLEKFGADSMSELRRNLDGYLAQLENRSAELGRVEGREAGA